The genomic segment AGGACTAAAAGGTCCACCTGGTTTACCTGGTCCTCCAGGTCCTGTTGGACTTCCTGGGGTAGGCAAACCAGGAATTATTGGTTTTCCAGGCCCCCAGGGACCTATGGGTAAATCGGGACCTCCAGGGGAACCAGGACCTCCAGGATTAGCTGGAGCTCCTGGAATTCAAGGTCCTCCTGGCCTTCCAGGTATAGGAAAACCAGGCCAGGATGGAATACCGGGACAGCCAGGCTTTCCAGGTGTAAAAGGTGAGCAAGGCTTGCCAGGGTTACCAGGACCTCCTGGTTTACCTGGGATTGGAAAGCCAGGTTTTCCTGGAGCTAAAGGTGAACGTGGCATGGTTGGTCCTCCAGGGCCACTTGGTCCTAAAGGCGAAAAGGGGCATGTGGGCCCACCAGGCATGGGTGGGCCACCAGGAGAGCCAGGCCAACCAGGTTTGCCAGGAGTAATGGGTCCCCCAGGTGCTATGGGGTTCCCAGGTCCTAAAGGAGAAGTTGGAGTTATTGGGCCTCAAGGTCCTACTGGCCCCAAAGGTGAACTTGGCTTACAAGGTTTCCCAGGAAAGCCTGGTTTTCCAGGTGATGTGGGGCCTCCAGGTCTGAGAGGCTTGCCTGGTCCCATTGGCCCAAAAGGAGAAGCTGGTCACAAAGGTTTGCCAGGTCTGCCGGGTGCTCACGGGCCCACGGGCCCCAAAGGAGAGCCTGGGATCCCAGGAGCTCAAGGCTTCCAAGGCCCTTCTGGAATCCCAGGCATTGCAGGACCCAGTGGCCCCATTGGCCCTCCAGGACTTCCTGGGGCTAAAGGTGAACGGGGTCCTCCAGGCCCACCAGGTTTTCCAGGAGTAGGGAAGCCTGGTGTGGCTGGGATGCAAGGGCCACCTGGAAAGCCTGGGTTAGTTGGTGCTCCTGGCCAGCAAGGTCTCCAGGGACCTCCAGGCCCTCCTGGTCCCCCAGGACCCCCTGTCATAATCCCACCCACACCACCAGCTATGGGACAGTATTTGCCTGAAGTGGGTCCGGGCCTCGATGGAGTGAAGACTCCATATGGCTATATGGGGAAGAAAGCTAAACATGGTGCTGCTGCCTTTGAGATGCCAGCGTTCACAGCTGAGCTCACCACTCCTTTCCCACGGGTTGGGGTGCCTGTGATGTTTGACAAGCTCCTGTACAATGGCAGGCAGAACTATAATCCACAAACTGGCGTCTTTACCTGTGAAATCCCTGGGATCTACTACTTTGCCTACCACGTGCACTGCAAAGGGGGAAACGTCTGGGTGGCTTTGTTCAAGAACAATGAGCCTTTGATGTATACTTATGATGAATACAAGAAAGGTTTCCTGGACCAAGCCTCTGGGAGTGCTGTTGTTCAGTTGATGCAAGGAGATAGAGTTTATATCCAGATGCCTTCCGAGCAGGCAGCAGGACTCTATGCCGGGCAGTACGTCCATTCATCTTTTTCAGGATATTTATTGTATCCCATGTAAACCAAACACTTGGACAAAATGAGAACTTTTTTTGTGTGCTTCAAACCTATACCATTGAAAGATGCATttaattaccttttttttttggaccaacATGTACAATCATTGAAATAAAATTACCGAATTAAACATTatgtacagcttttaaaaaaggaagaaaaggtggTTATAAACCCAGTGGAGACCTTTTTGCAGCTGTACACGGAACATTTTCTACCTTTGCCTCCTTCGTTTCATTGAAAATCATGGCAAGTCAGAGTTGACATTTTTGTCCTTCTTCATCAATTAGTTCTAATGGTTTGTTGACCTGAAACATCTGGTTTAATTGGGGAACactaaagaaagaaacagaggagTTTGTTTAATAATACTTTATTTCTAGAGATACTTTTCCCCCCCTTGGGAGCAAGGACAACACTGACATAAAGTAGGCTCAGCAATTCCACTAGAAAAGCCAGAAGATTGCCTCAAATCTTCATCGTCTTAAAATGACATTTCCCTCTAACGTATATTCGCAAAGAATGGTAGGGCAGGCCAGCTTTCAGTATCAGCTGGTAAAGAGGTTGATTTTCCAGGTGGATCAAAATCCAACGAAAATATTCCCAATGCTTTTTCCAGTGTGAAGTGGGTTCTTGTATAAATATAAAAGCATAGAATATAGAAAATCGATTACTCTAGAGGGAAGTTTAGCACAAAGTGATTATGTGCTTATAGGAAGCCAATAAATGCGGATACAGTGCAGGTTAGTAGTCACCAGATGGTCAGTGTTGTCGCACAGCCTGACCGTTGGACCTCTGGACATGGAAATTGGGATGGTAAGGCACATGTAACTAAGGTAGGCATGTGGAATCCTTGGTGCTCCAGAAAGTCTGGGCTATAACCCACCCCCCAACTCCCCTATTCTTTATCACTTTTCATGCTGACTGGAACTTCTGGAATTAGAAATCCAAAATACATGGCAGAACAAAAGTTTTGAGTCTATGAACTATGACAATGAATACAACATCAGAGTCATGGATATCAAGAGATGGGTCTGAAACAGGCTCAAGGTCCTGGGTGTGATCTAGCCGAAAGCACTCTTAGATGACTTTCATTTCACATGGAGTTACTGGCATAATTAGAACCAAACTTCTTAAAAGTATACGTAAGATGGAGGGCTGTCCCTAAAATTCCACAGAGCGTAGTCTCTGCCTCTGGTGGCAGACACCACCAGGAAGTGAATGATTAAAAGACCCGCAGTGAATGATTAGAAGTGCCGTTTCTGCTATACAGTCTGCCTTGATGCGCTCAGGGGCAGTTGAGGTTGTTGTTTTGTCACCAGTATTATAGTAAGAGTCAACATCCAGCCTGTTGGGTTTTGTACATAGAATGATTGGTGGCACCATCTTGTCTCCCACTTCATTCAACCAGCCTGATAAAAAGAGCTCTCCTGGGTCAGACCAAAGGCCCAGTTTTGTccattttttctgtttctgcagtagCCAATCAGTTGCCTGTGGAAAGTCCAAAAGCAGGATGAGAGCACGCAAGCCCTGTTCCACTGGTGTTCCCCAAGAGCTCACATTGATATGCATTAACTACATTGAGATACTGACTCACATATACTTGCCCTTCCACCCCAAATAAACACACATGTGTTGTTCACACAGAGGCAGCAAATGTGAAAGACTCTTGTAGAAAGGGTTGGCTTTTTGACTTTTCCCTCTCCGGCATGTTTTTTTGCTGAAAACTGCActaaaggcgggggggggggagtatgtatACCTGTCCAGAGAAGACAGTTAAAAAAGGCTGAGATATCTGAGTTCTGCTGTGCCATTGAAATCAACGGGCTAAATGCATTTGTTAGTTCAGACTAGAGTATACCCATTTAATGAATGGAACATACACAAGCGCAAATAAGAAATTCTGTCTGTACAAGGTATGCCTTCTAGCTGGGGCTATCAATTGGATTTAGTATTAAAGAAATTATATTTGGCTGGATTATGACCCATGTTTGCAAACCTTTGTGCTTGCAAACCACAAACTTTTAAGAAATTAGTTTCTTTGGGATTTAGAATGAAGTACTGATTGTTTGATATGCTCAGAACTGAAGCTGTTTATTCATGTATCATTTTTTATGTCTGCTTAATCAATAAAGGACAAGATAGCTAGCAATGATTCAGAACAGTGCCTTTGCTTCACTTTTGCTCTCATGCAAATGATTTGCATGAAGATAATGTTAGGTAACAGAACAAGTGATTCAAATATTTCACATTTCTCTTTCATTCCTCCTGGCCTATATTTGCCTATGAGGATGTACAAGCTAGAGAATCTTGTGCATGTGTAGGTAGCAGAACAATTTTGGCCATACTCTTGCATGGAGTTTGGCATACAGAAGTTGACTGACCCAGATCAAAATGCAGAGCTCCTCTTGCTgagggcttttgggagttgcagtccaaagggAGTAAGTTTTACAGGTTTGGTTACAATGTTTTGGGTAGGAACTGAGTATGTTTTGGATAGGAGTCAAGTGTGCAGACATGGCCCACTCTCTGTTCTGATTGCTGCAAAGGGCAACAGAATCAAGAGATACCGTAAAATATCCAAAAACGGAGCAGAATTCCACTCTTCTGGAACCCAGGGAAAACTTTATCTAGAGTGTACACACTTTCACCCAGCCACTCTGATTTTCCTAGAGTTTAGGAAGTTACTTCCTGGATTCTGATTCCTATAATCCCCCATCTGCCAGCAGCCATGTTGGCTTCAAGATAATAGCACTTGTAGTTAGAAACTTAATTTTTCCAGCTCTGGAAGTGAAAGCAAAATACTCCAACCACAGAAGAttcatgctttgctttaaaatgttgaGGAGGTGGTTGTGATAAAAATATGaatttattggccagaatcctattcaggTTCATGTAAGATCTGCATAGCAAGCTGTGGCTAGTTGTAGCTAACTGATGAAATACAGAGGTTCCATGCCTGGTCACATGTCTGATCATGCCACCATGTCCCAGCACCTCATCAGCAAGTTATGCAAGCGTTACATAAATACTAGTAGAATTCCAACCATTACATATATACCTATATATTTAACATGGATTTATACTTGTTTATTTGCTCTTTACAGTGGATAAATTTATGGACCACAGCTTCCAAAATGGCCCTGTCAGAATGGCTATGTTGGCTGGAGGATCTGGGGACTTGTAGCCCCAAAAGTAACCCTTCTAACCTCTGGATTTTACCCACACACtgttaatctctcccccccccacatttttttccagaagtatTAAGTTGGCTGCCACTCACTCAAGTGTTATTTTTGGGGAGGGTTTCTGGCCATTTTTAGTGTCCTCTGGGGAGGTTCTCAGGGGTGCAGAGCTGTCAAAGCTGCCCACCCCCAAGTCTAGTTGGATTAATATTTCCGCAAACAATAAACTTCACTACTTTAACCTTTTGGTGGATCCTGTCCTCTCAGCAACGGGGCTTATTTGTCAGTTTTGAAAACACGAGTTGCATGGGTTGTTTAGAATAAAGGGATGCAATTCAATGCTGTACACCAGTGGTTTTATGTGAGTTTCGAACCCTGAAATGAATCTAACATTCAGTACTTCTGCATTTTAACTGAAGCCTCCATATTTAACATAGAAAAGTCAAGGTCTTCTATGCACACTCAGAAAAACATGGACTCAAACTGGcattatttcaattatttaagTTCAgtgtttaataaaataatataacatCAGTACAAGATGGCAACAATAAATATATGGTGCTAGAAAATCAAATGTTTCATAGAAGGTTGAGAGCAATAGTCACAGTTACTGCGATAACAGATGAGAGAGATGAAAATAGCAGAtaattttgtatttaattttttttgtactgaTTGTAAAAGAGCGtattaaatatctttttaaaatgtttccacaTATTTGTTTCTTGTCATTGTAGAAGTACAATTACTGGGGATCTCAAAACTCCAATATCTATGTTGGACAATACCTATAGTAGGCTCAAACAAAATGTCAGGGAACAATGGGCAaacttctgaaactctttggagTTGCTCACCATTTTCCAGTGCAGTTATGTCCTGCCCTCGCTGGCTAAACTGCTGTAATATCAGAGAAACCTAATTTGGATGGTCCCTCTCAGTGCAGTTGCAATCATGTGAGCAGGACAACAAGGCTTTCCATGGTGGTTCCACAGCCTGTCACATCTCTGGCTGGCTGCTGTCCACAGATTGGAGGGAAGATCTGAAAGGGGGACCCTATTCTACATACATATGTTCTACAAGTTTTAGAGCACTCtagagttgggtacctggctctGGAGCTGGAGGTcaggagttcggttccccacggTGCCTTCCAGGAAAAGGAGCCAGCCTCTTGGGCAACCTGCATTATCTCGGAGCACTTCCataagaaaagaatggtaaacaacttctagaaaaccctggaaagggtcaccataaatcagaatcaacttgatggcacgtaattaATTAAATTCCAAATGTAGCTCCATCACAGATTCGTATAAATGCAGCATGACACTGTGTCAGTTCTTTTGGGGAATGGTGCCTAATATGGAAACTGCATTTTTCACAGCAGTATCTTCCCTCCTTTACAGACACAAGATTATGTAGTGCTGCACTTTTAAGGCGAGGACCAGGCTTCTTTCTGTGCTCACTCTGCATAGCCTCATTATGTGGACTGACCACAAAACCTCTCCTTCAAGATGCTGATCTGTAACTCTGTTTCTTTGTACATACAACATTCTCTCCCCATCTAGAATCTTTTGGGTATGTTGAACTACAGCTTCTGTCATCTCCAGCTAGCCATGCCACATTTGCAATACAAATGTTGCTTCTCCTAAGTCCCATGTGTTAATTTTATTGCTAAAGAAAAATATTATACAACACACTAGGAAGAGATAAAAGTCTTCTCTTGCTGTGTGAGTATGTGTCTACAGCAGACAAACTACAGTAAGTGATTCGCTGGACTGAAGTGGTTGCAAAGCTGTTGTTAGTTGCAACTGTTATTGGTTATATTATTATGTCCTTATAATGCAAAATGGAAaaagtagtatttatttatttaaaatattttactccatctttctcctttaaaggactcaaggcagcttgcatcattaaaagacagtatacagtatttaaaggtaGCAATACTGAATATACAAATGTAAGAAGGGTCAAACAAATAACATATTAAAAAATTGCCAGTAACAACCAGAATGATGGTGGATGTGTTTATGTAATAGACATAATCACTTGGGTGATATGTGTGATCCTGGTTCTGAATGTTCCGTCACAAAGgacctctttccccccccccccaataaatggTTTCTGTTTACATACTCAGATCTGATGGAAATTGATTTTGATTTGAAGAGGACAAATAGTGCCATCCAGtaatagacaaacaaacaatgcTAAAATGGTAAGCAGAGATGCAGTCTGATGGATAGACTAAGCAAGTAATTTAATACACCATAAAATGCTCTTTCAGTTGCAGCATACGTAACTGGTTGACAGCTTCACTCTAGTGTTATTAAACACAGAATGGCTTGtcgtaccgtgtttcccccaaaataagagagtgtcttatattaatttctgctccaaaaatgcattagggcttattttcaggggatgaatCCACATTTGATTACCCGATAAGTAGACATAGCAACCAAGATGATGGTGGATATATTTGTGCCAATCTGCAGCATAACATTccatgagatttcagggccaaatctAAAACTAAGGGTTGGATGCTGGTGACAGCAAAAACTGGGGGGCTGGTCTAGAACTCTTTCTGACCAGTTGATTGTAGGATGGGGTACAAGGGATAGCCCAGGTAATAAGGATCCAACATCTAGATCAAATTGGATGTTTGGTTCACTTGGCAATCCAGAGCCAGGTTAAGAGCTCAGTATTGCCAGCCAGGCAGGTGGGCAACAACATGTCCCCAGCAGCTGTAGCTCTTACCATCATTCCTAGTAGGTCTCACTTCCCATacggctagggttgccagatacacaggtactaaaaggaggacatagaaagacaaaaaggaggacaaaggaggacatattgaatgtttcatttgaatcattccagattaaacccacaatcaatacaattttattacaatagctgccaataaatgtctgtTAGCGAACCGACCAAAAAACAGTCacgttaaaaattaaaaataaattcaatggaggctttttttttcaaaatactgggggtgggcaggcaggtgggggtggggaaagccagggggaagggggtccttccacctctccccctcccatccaaaattataacataaaatatacaaaagcctgacattttaaagttttttatctttgcctacctgatggaggacattaggctaaaaaggaggacatgtcctccttttgcctgacatctggcaaccctacatacGGCCTTACCTACAACACACGTGTCATGTACATTTTCAGGCCCTATGATGGTGCTAGAAACCATAAATTTTCCATCCAGCATCCATCAGCCCATGGAGTTCAGATTCCTCACCTAGATACCTGGGGAGGTATGGCAGTTTCAGCCAGGGTCCTTTCCTACTGGTTAGGCACCAGTTTCCTAAATAGAATCTGTGGATGTGACAAGGTGTGCATACTTCATGGGACATGCCTCCACAGGTGTTTGAGACTAAAAAGTCTAAAAAGGGTGGGAGATGCAGGGTTCTAAAAATTATTTCCTCAGCCACTCCCTCAGATAAGCAAGACAGAATTCAAATTCCAGCCTGTTTGTACaagggtagtgcagaaaaaaaaactttgagacTACTTACAAAATACAATTGAGATCAGGAATAAGAAATGGGGAAGGTTACATATTTGAACTAGtatttccagaatctcagggtCAGTAGAGGAGTTGTGCTCTTCCACTTAATTTCCCCCATATCAGGTACTGGAGAATTTTTGATGAGGTGGCCGAGTGCAGAAGAGGACAGAGCCCACACTGCATGACAAGCTATGGTTGTTGAAATTTCCCTTTCTACCAAACTATTaacaagagcctcatggcgcagtggttaaaatgcagtactgcagtcaagcctctgctcacaacctgaattgtatcctgacaggttcaggtagttgactcaaggttgactcagccttccatccttccaaagttggtaaaataagtacccaacTTTCTGGGgagcaagttgttgtttgcattatTATGCTATGaactaggggtccccaacccccggtccgcagccttgCGCTGGTCCATGCGCTTCTTTTAACTGGGCCACAGACATGGATCTCCAGCCCCCCGCATGTACGCAcagggggcatgtcatgcttgtggaggggcatgtcacgctcacggGTGGGCATGCTGTGCTTGaggaggggcgtgtcatgcttgtgtGCATGAGCACGAGTGCAACACTGCCACCCGCAAGCGCAATGCTCTTTCAGTTGCAGCATAATTGTTGACAGCTTCACTCTAGTGTTATTAAACACAGAGCGACGGTGGTGGCACCTACAGGCGAGCACGGGGCTTCCTCCCCACcttgtaggggctgggtcccacctgccccccgaagcacccatgcATCCAGAGGGGGAGCCCTCTCTCTgcctggcagtcttctccctcaggggtttagggccaccggggcttctgcttttaagtctccccccccccgctgttcaCGGGTCAccggaggctgctgctgctgtcaccttgttctctctgcagctgaggtgaaggaggggccccgCTCACAACCTGGCCGcatgcttctccttccttccGCCTGGCactcctccgctccctgcccagatgtGCTGTGGGAGGGAGTGATGCCGGGAGAACAGCCTTCTCATGTGCGCTCCCCTCCCCTGTCTCCTTTTGCAGCCTACCACGGAGAACTTGTGCCCATCCATCCGTCTGTCTTGACGGTCTGTTGCtcgttccctccttctctcttcctttccttttcctttcctgcttctgctTGTTTGCCGCCATCGAGGCCGAGGAGCCACGGCCAACAAGGAACAAGgagcaaacaaaaaggaaaggaatcttggtatctagtagaacagaacaaagcctattttatatttgtttcttccatgtaggcagaacacaacatatatcaaaatatattgttattgtcACCTGTCACACAcgcccagttcccctgtttgttcttccacacaacccaggttcactttcgggtatgacatttatttctcaacccttttccgctgccaccagagaatttattcctcactctattaaatatgactcttaaatcccagttctccaatataacaatgtttatgtgtttatcagtaaatcatatcaagtaaatcatggatggtcttattttattcattcaataactTATGCTTtgttaacatttatatttgcttaggtagaatcattttaatcaaggtatttattcatttcttatcttgtacTCTATTTCTCTATTCTTCCTTAACaccaggctggtcctaactgtttatattgcttctctctaactgacatccctaactgaagttcctaactctaacttctaacctctaactcatatccctaactgatatttaactgtcttccattcttcttatatttccttagttccgcctcttctgttcacccattggttgttaaatcagggttccattgtgatggacagaagtggttactgttacatacagctatgacatcacctgcccatcactactgaagctgtgtgtcatctaccaatggcgtgatggagggtgggacataaggggtggagctgttgtatataaggggagtgaatggtatgagagattcagatagggctgTGAGATAGGGTCAGATAGGGCTTTGTGATAatgagagataagaactgtgctacatagtgagggtctgtgagagagagtgtgtgattgttatattattatagtgattgctttattatttatattcaagtgatttaccattccttttgtttgtatacaataaacctaagtttttattttgaaatcatactttggcctgaagcttcatttgagggaatggttggtggcagtggaaatgtAGAGTGactgagtgtgacgtaacggcccctttgtgaggtataaggaggctgttacagttactgacctgtccatcacatcacccagtagttgaacatgtgtagcaccaaagactgaaagggagcagttttgcttcagtgtgagTAGAATTCTTTCTTCAGGTCCTGATGTAGTTTAGTTGTATGTAGGACCCGCCATGTACCACAAAGAGCTCTACCATCCAATACTCCAccattcctttccattccccagtatatgacttctgaatcacccatccccttctgcctaaccaaatgcagactgaaagagggaaaaaggaaattcaatttttaagcaaggaacatcttactccAACATGTCCGATTGAAGAGACAGTGTTCTTCTCATCCCTTTCTTAttagaggctggatgtcattgtggccattctgaccatgcatgcaacaactctaaacaatgatattgtgttgtatccagaccaataattgattatttttcctgcactgcttcttccattgattttaccttttacctgtatgatcagctgtaacaagctgtcacagattgctacaaataccatctcaatctgcagctcttggaaacttctgtttaaaaaatttAAGGGTCCAGcccttggatctctatccttcaggatcaagagaaagagagctttttttcttatgtccaaatgggaatgccactagtttgatgttttcttgattaatcagcaatgctgatcatgtgagccctgtctcggtaattcacctcttgtgtgataagaggcagaatcagtagaAAATCACTATAGTGTCAGGCCTatgattattcttgtggatatcctacatttggaggagtgggagatggaactttgctagtggcagtcaagaTTGCTTTTGGGATGAACggtggagctgttgaaaaagaatgcaaaagagaaaatgtagaggagacatgtaaactgtctgaaaagcatttgagaatttttgtagttaaaatattccacTATGGTCCgttgttgactattgacactttggaatatacagtaatactatgaatgtccaaaacactgtagatttattcacatgatattttaaagttcatgaaattaatattcaatgttttcctccaccactgttatttaatctttGCCCACCCACTCACGAAATAATGAgacggacacaggtgttggagttaactaggaccacactttattgcttttaacctctAATTTtatcctgcagaggggcctggacatcatgtggatccctggggcaggctctagtggtatctcttaccccctctccaatcctaagcaggtgagtcccaagccccgggtcagagctgtcccctgaacagctcgGACCCAGGGCGGGCTTGTacccagctggccacagactgggaagaaaaacctccctatctgccatccatccaattgtctagaactacagtaagacatgcaatggatgggactatactttattcacccctcatcccagcaagtgaaacACTAGATCttggttgctgtgatgctgggtgcagtaggaccccatgtgatttttgggagctcactgaaactcaccttctcttccacaCTACCTGACAGGTTGACCTATTTAAACGTGACTCAAACCCAGAATAGCCCTCAGAAACtcatgggtaaacagtgtgggacAGACAAAAATACATCTgcccaccttttatatgccaatcaggtgggacggacccaaaattcctatccggcgctgaagcgaccacctcagccacactggacccaggataggcaggttaactcaaaggaaaaaagGCTGGCTGGGGGCAGAAGGATCTTATAATTGCACCAACATCAGCCCCAGCACAGCCTTGTGGGAAGTGCCAATTGGTGCCTCTAGCTGCCTAAGTCAGATCAGGAGACGTGGGAAAAATAGTTCCAATCCAGCATATGAATCCACGCTGGCAGAGGTATACGTTacccaccagctccagaaatacagagatggactcaagtgttggagttaactaggaacaCACTTAACTGATTTTAACCCCTCTATTGAGGGCTGGGTTGTGGGGGGTGGtggcatgttataaatggtgtgagggattggttagggcaattactccctcttccccctgctctagctcatgattagtggcaaaGTTAGTGACTAGAGATGTGTAAAGTTATACGTCAGGCAAAAATTCTTAGGCTGcgctttccagggatcctataaGTCTGTTatccatctgacacaactctacacaattctacacaactctacacatttcaaggcctggccctttcactgtcca from the Pogona vitticeps strain Pit_001003342236 chromosome 3, PviZW2.1, whole genome shotgun sequence genome contains:
- the COL8A1 gene encoding collagen alpha-1(VIII) chain, giving the protein MLLSSTWLPAVMAAIYLVLLRTVQAGAYYGIKQMPPQVPQYQPLGQQPHMPLGKDGIPMQHMGNEGPQLPYGKEYVPQYIKEIPQIPMLGKERVSKKEKVEIPLASLRGERGPPGEPGPRGPPGPPGLPGHGVPGAKGKPGPQGYPGISKPGMPGMPGKPGAMGPPGPRGEMGPKGEIGSMGIPGPQGPPGPHGLPGIGKPGDRGLPGQAGAKGEPGMKGPPGIQGPPGPKGDKGIGIPGLPGLKGPPGLPGPPGPVGLPGVGKPGIIGFPGPQGPMGKSGPPGEPGPPGLAGAPGIQGPPGLPGIGKPGQDGIPGQPGFPGVKGEQGLPGLPGPPGLPGIGKPGFPGAKGERGMVGPPGPLGPKGEKGHVGPPGMGGPPGEPGQPGLPGVMGPPGAMGFPGPKGEVGVIGPQGPTGPKGELGLQGFPGKPGFPGDVGPPGLRGLPGPIGPKGEAGHKGLPGLPGAHGPTGPKGEPGIPGAQGFQGPSGIPGIAGPSGPIGPPGLPGAKGERGPPGPPGFPGVGKPGVAGMQGPPGKPGLVGAPGQQGLQGPPGPPGPPGPPVIIPPTPPAMGQYLPEVGPGLDGVKTPYGYMGKKAKHGAAAFEMPAFTAELTTPFPRVGVPVMFDKLLYNGRQNYNPQTGVFTCEIPGIYYFAYHVHCKGGNVWVALFKNNEPLMYTYDEYKKGFLDQASGSAVVQLMQGDRVYIQMPSEQAAGLYAGQYVHSSFSGYLLYPM